A single region of the Labeo rohita strain BAU-BD-2019 chromosome 3, IGBB_LRoh.1.0, whole genome shotgun sequence genome encodes:
- the arl16 gene encoding ADP-ribosylation factor-like protein 16: MCLLLGATGVGKTLLLKRLQKLCQMDSHADLGEAPVTLPTVGTNLTDLILRRRKITVRELGGCMGPIWPKYYLDCTSVIFVVDCANIVQISSSCVQLLSVLSAEPLHSAAVLVLFNKSDLPCTMSLVELKSLFRMDDIIRTAPQSITTLEISARSGQGLQDVLSWLFSNRSHDT; the protein is encoded by the exons ATGTGTTTATTGCTCGGTGCAACTGGAGTTGGAAAAACGCTTTTACTGAAGCGACTACAGAA GTTGTGTCAGATGGACTCACATGCGGATTTGGGTGAAGCGCCCGTCACGCTGCCCACG gttgGAACCAACCTTACAGACCTCATACTCCGGAGGAGGAAGATAACAGTACGAGAGTTGGGAGGCTGTATGGGGCCCATTTGGCCAAAATACTACTTAGACTGCACATCTGTTATA TTTGTGGTGGACTGTGCCAACATTGTCCAGATTTCGTCATCTTGCGTCCAGCTGCTGTCTGTTCTCTCTGCGGAGCCACTGCACTCTGCTGCTGTACTCGTACTCTTCAACAAAAG TGATCTTCCATGCACCATGTCTCTTGTGGAGCTGAAGTCATTGTTCAGGATGGATGACATCATTAGAACTGCACCTCAGTCGATCACAACACTAGAGATCAGCGCCCGCTCCGGACAGGGCCTTCAGGATGTGCTCAGCTGGCTGTTTTCAAACCGCTCTCATGATACTTGA
- the LOC127157346 gene encoding immunoglobulin lambda-1 light chain-like isoform X1: MRWAGLSLHCLKVCVSDLISALFYSTAHLHTSTPNHKMITIFCAFFTLLTCVSGVTVLTQSPLITVNKGQTAKLDCNLGTVTNDAARWYKQIPGGVPQYVLMFGHGSSSVSYGSGFSAPKFTTTHSSKSDYSLIISNVDVDDSAVYYCKTWDTEYVFGQGTKLNVIDFPLTPPVLTLLSPSTEALKESKATLVCLAEDISVALVHVTWSVNGRSVTDGVWSSPTEKQQDKTFKMSSYLTIESSDWMANADFSCEVSVGSKFTKKSISVSQC, encoded by the exons ATGAGGTGGGCGGGTCTTTCTCTTCACTGTCTTAAAGTTTGTGTCTCTGATCTGATCTCAGCATTATTCTACAGCACTGCTCATCTTCACACATCAACACCAAATCACAAGATGATCACAATATTCTGCGCTTTCTTCACTCTTCTGACCT GTGTCAGTGGAGTGACTGTACTGACTCAGAGTCCATTAATCACAGTCAATAAAGGACAAACGGCTAAACTGGACTGTAATCTGGGGACAGTAACTAATGATGCTGCTAGATGGTACAAACAGATTCCAGGAGGAGTTCCTCAGTATGTGTTAATGTTTGGTCATGGCTCAAGCTCAGTTAGCTATGGATCTGGTTTCTCGGCTCCTAAATTCACAACAACACATTCATCTAAATCAGATTATAGTCTGATCATCAGTAATGTGGATGTGGATGATTCTGCAGTGTATTACTGTAAGACATGGGACACTGAGTAC GTATTCGGCCAAGGAACAAAACTCAATGTGATCG attttccTCTCACGCCTCCTGTTCTGACACTCTTGTCTCCGTCCACTGAGGCTCTGAAGGAGAGTAAAGCTACACTCGTGTGTCTGGCTGAGGATATTTCAGTAGCTCTGGTTCACGTCACCTGGTCAGTCAATGGTCGCTCCGTTACAGATGGAGTTTGGAGCAGTCCTACTGAGAAACAACAAGACAAAACCTTCAAAATGAGCAGCTATCTGACCATCGAGTCGTCTGACTGGATGGCTAATGCGGATTTCTCATGTGAAGTGTCAGTGGGATCAAAATTCACCAAGAAAAGTATCTCAGTTTCACAGTGTTGA
- the LOC127157346 gene encoding immunoglobulin lambda-1 light chain-like isoform X2: MRWAGLSLYCLKVYVSDLISALFYSTAHLHTSTPNHKMITIFCTFFTLLTCVSGVTVLTQSPLITVNKGQTAKLDCNLGTVTNDAARWYKQIPGGVPQYVLMFGHGSSSVSYGSGFSAPKFTTTHSSKSDYSLIISNVDVDDSAVYYCKTWDTEYVFGQGTKLNVIDFPLTPPVLTLLSPSTEALKESKATLVCLAEDISVALVHVTWSVNGRSVTDGVWSSPTEKQQDKTFKMSSYLTIESSDWMANADFSCEVSVGSKFTKKSISVSQC; this comes from the exons ATGAGGTGGGCGGGTCTTTCTCTTTACTGTCTTAAAGTTTATGTCTCTGATCTGATCTCAGCATTATTCTACAGCACTGCTCATCTTCACACATCAACACCAAATCACAAGATGATCACAATATTCTGCACTTTCTTCACTCTTCTGACCT GTGTCAGTGGAGTGACTGTACTGACTCAGAGTCCATTAATCACAGTCAATAAAGGACAAACGGCTAAACTGGACTGTAATCTGGGGACAGTAACTAATGATGCTGCTAGATGGTACAAACAGATTCCAGGAGGAGTTCCTCAGTATGTGTTAATGTTTGGTCATGGCTCAAGCTCAGTTAGCTATGGATCTGGTTTCTCGGCTCCTAAATTCACAACAACACATTCATCTAAATCAGATTATAGTCTGATCATCAGTAATGTGGATGTGGATGATTCTGCAGTGTATTACTGTAAGACATGGGACACTGAGTAC GTATTCGGCCAAGGAACAAAACTCAATGTGATCG attttccTCTCACGCCTCCTGTTCTGACACTCTTGTCTCCGTCCACTGAGGCTCTGAAGGAGAGTAAAGCTACACTCGTGTGTCTGGCTGAGGATATTTCAGTAGCTCTGGTTCACGTCACCTGGTCAGTCAATGGTCGCTCCGTTACAGATGGAGTTTGGAGCAGTCCTACTGAGAAACAACAAGACAAAACCTTCAAAATGAGCAGCTATCTGACCATCGAGTCGTCTGACTGGATGGCTAATGCGGATTTCTCATGTGAAGTGTCAGTGGGATCAAAATTCACCAAGAAAAGTATCTCAGTTTCACAGTGTTGA
- the LOC127159138 gene encoding ADP-ribosylation factor-like protein 16, which yields MKRIRENEILTVVECSKNDSWRFQCVKCLPQRKELLAFKNSPSNLKKHIEVGTNLTDLIVTRKCYLDCTSVIFVVDCVNIVQISSSCVQLLSVLSAEPLHSAAALILFSKSDLPCTMSLVELKWLFRMDDIIRTAPQSITTLEISARSGQGLQDVLSWLFSNRSHDT from the exons ATGAAGAGAATCAGAGAGAATGAGATTCTCACAGTGGTGGAAT GTTCAAAGAATGACTCCTGGCGTTTTCAATGTGTCAAGTGCCTACCTCAACGCAAAGAACTGTTGGCGTTTAAAAACTCCCCTTCAAATTTGAAGAAACATATAGAG gttGGCACTAACCTTACAGACCTCATAGTAACAAGAAAATGTTACTTAGACTGCACATCTGTTATA TTTGTGGTGGACTGTGTCAACATTGTCCAGATTTCGTCATCTTGCGTCCAGCTGCTGTCTGTTCTCTCTGCGGAGCCACTGCACTCTGCTGCTGCACTCATACTCTTCAGCAAGAG tGATCTTCCATGCACCATGTCTCTTGTGGAGCTGAAGTGGTTGTTCAGGATGGATGACATCATTAGAACTGCGCCTCAGTCAATCACAACACTAGAGATCAGCGCCCGCTCCGGACAGGGCCTTCAGGATGTGCTCAGCTGGCTGTTTTCAAACCGCTCTCATGATACTTGA